A portion of the Deltaproteobacteria bacterium genome contains these proteins:
- a CDS encoding aldehyde dehydrogenase family protein → MKDFIAGAWIDKSQKIEVTNPFDSSVIDAVPKADANDLENALAFAERGAKVMAKLSSYERWKILRKAADMMAARNEELGQIISKEEGKIIAEGRGEASRAVETMMGSAEEAKRLHGETVPLDADPTGSKKLGFTLRVPCGVVAAIAPFNFPLNLVTHKVGPALAAGNSVIVKPASDTPLSALKLTEILLEAGLPPEGIQCLTGSGGEIGDALVADRRVRKVTFTGSREIGDRICRTAGIKKVTMELGSNSPVIVMPDADLEKVATVLAMTGYGNAGQTCISTQRVLAGKKIYGDLLKVLKPKVEALTTGNQLDEKNKVGPMVKESEAVRVDEWVNEAVSGGARLVAGGGRRGAIYLPAVVADVHPDMRISRDELFGPAVAVTPFDTIDEAIALANDSVYGLAAGIFTDNVEWAMKFAREAEAGNLHVNWGSQWRVDLMPYGGLKDSGFGKEGPKYAVQEMTELKMVVFHLQA, encoded by the coding sequence ATGAAGGATTTCATCGCTGGAGCGTGGATCGACAAATCCCAAAAAATCGAAGTCACCAATCCTTTCGATAGTTCGGTCATCGATGCGGTGCCGAAGGCGGATGCCAATGATTTAGAGAACGCCTTGGCGTTTGCCGAGCGGGGCGCGAAGGTCATGGCTAAGCTGTCTTCCTACGAGCGCTGGAAGATTCTGCGCAAGGCGGCTGACATGATGGCGGCGCGCAACGAAGAGCTCGGTCAAATCATCTCCAAGGAAGAGGGCAAAATCATTGCTGAAGGGCGCGGCGAAGCGAGCCGCGCAGTGGAAACTATGATGGGGTCGGCGGAAGAGGCCAAGCGGCTGCACGGCGAAACGGTGCCGTTGGATGCCGACCCCACCGGCAGCAAAAAATTGGGCTTTACGCTGCGGGTTCCCTGCGGCGTTGTCGCGGCGATTGCGCCGTTTAATTTTCCGCTCAATCTGGTCACGCACAAAGTCGGGCCGGCTTTGGCGGCGGGCAACTCGGTGATCGTCAAGCCGGCGTCGGATACGCCGCTCTCGGCGTTGAAGCTGACGGAAATTCTACTCGAAGCGGGACTGCCGCCCGAAGGGATTCAATGTCTGACCGGTTCTGGCGGTGAAATTGGCGATGCCCTCGTTGCGGACCGGCGCGTGCGCAAGGTTACGTTCACTGGAAGTCGGGAAATCGGCGATCGCATTTGCCGCACGGCGGGCATAAAAAAAGTCACCATGGAGCTCGGTTCGAACAGCCCGGTGATTGTGATGCCCGATGCCGATTTGGAGAAGGTTGCGACAGTTTTGGCGATGACCGGCTACGGCAATGCCGGCCAAACCTGCATCTCGACGCAGCGCGTGTTAGCGGGCAAGAAAATCTATGGCGATTTGCTAAAGGTCCTAAAGCCGAAAGTTGAAGCGCTCACCACCGGCAATCAACTCGACGAAAAGAACAAAGTCGGTCCGATGGTCAAAGAGAGCGAGGCTGTGCGCGTCGATGAATGGGTTAACGAAGCGGTCAGCGGCGGCGCGAGGTTAGTCGCCGGCGGCGGGCGCCGCGGCGCGATCTATTTGCCGGCGGTGGTCGCCGATGTACATCCGGATATGCGCATTTCGCGCGACGAGCTCTTTGGTCCGGCAGTTGCGGTGACGCCGTTCGACACCATTGACGAGGCCATCGCGCTGGCCAACGATAGCGTCTACGGACTGGCAGCGGGCATTTTTACCGATAACGTCGAATGGGCGATGAAGTTTGCCCGCGAAGCAGAGGCGGGCAATCTCCATGTCAACTGGGGCTCGCAGTGGCGCGTCGATCTCATGCCCTACGGCGGCCTCAAAGATTCTGGTTTCGGCAAAGAAGGGCCGAAATACGCGGTGCAAGAGATGACCGAGTTGAAGATGGTGGTGTTTCATTTGCAGGCGTGA
- a CDS encoding MFS transporter: MAIDTPANSGKRPPLSLPFYYGWFVVALCFLTTLTSAGVRSSPSVLIHPLEAEFGWSRALIASAISMNLLLFGVAAPISGYLIDKYGPRKVMLGSLILLIAGVSGTVVMDQFWQFFLVWGVIVGLGAGGVGSVLTATVGNRWFVAHRGLALGILGSASSTGQLIFLPLFMWLIATSGWRFGSSALIIIAIILLPLLFLFMRDDPAEVGLEPYGAGDPNATAKAGAASLRGTSAKNATITAREVVSHPTFWLLCGSFFVCGGTANGLIGTHLIPHEVEIGIPQVMAASLVGIMGTLNIVGTTFSGWMIDRVAAHKWLALVYALRGVSLLILPFVKDFNGLVLFAIVYGLDWFATVPPSMAITADTFGRQNVGKVYGWIFMSHQIGAAIMASAAGAVRDYLGDYNVAFLAGGFIAMIAAGLALQIKPKPKESTPAPVTAPAGA; encoded by the coding sequence ATGGCAATTGACACCCCGGCTAACTCCGGTAAACGACCGCCACTCTCGTTACCTTTCTACTACGGTTGGTTCGTTGTTGCGCTTTGTTTTCTAACCACTTTGACGAGCGCTGGCGTGCGTTCTTCGCCGTCGGTGTTGATCCATCCTTTAGAAGCTGAATTCGGCTGGAGCCGGGCGCTGATCGCGTCGGCAATCAGCATGAATTTGCTCTTGTTCGGCGTGGCTGCGCCGATCAGCGGTTATTTGATCGACAAGTATGGGCCGCGCAAGGTGATGCTCGGCAGCTTGATCCTATTGATCGCCGGGGTCAGCGGCACCGTGGTGATGGACCAGTTTTGGCAGTTCTTTTTGGTCTGGGGCGTCATCGTTGGCCTTGGCGCCGGCGGTGTTGGTTCGGTGTTGACCGCCACTGTCGGCAATCGCTGGTTTGTCGCGCACCGCGGTTTGGCGCTGGGCATTCTCGGCAGCGCCAGTTCCACGGGGCAGTTGATTTTTCTGCCGCTTTTTATGTGGCTCATCGCCACTTCCGGGTGGCGCTTCGGCTCGTCGGCTTTGATCATCATCGCGATTATTCTCTTGCCGCTGCTTTTTCTTTTCATGCGCGACGATCCGGCCGAAGTGGGGCTCGAACCCTACGGCGCCGGCGATCCGAATGCTACAGCCAAAGCCGGCGCAGCTTCGCTGCGGGGGACTTCGGCAAAAAACGCCACGATTACCGCTCGCGAAGTCGTGAGCCATCCAACCTTCTGGCTGCTGTGCGGCAGTTTTTTTGTGTGCGGCGGCACGGCCAATGGTTTGATCGGGACACATTTGATTCCGCACGAAGTTGAAATCGGCATTCCGCAAGTCATGGCGGCGTCGCTGGTCGGGATTATGGGCACGCTGAACATCGTCGGCACGACGTTTTCCGGCTGGATGATCGATCGGGTGGCAGCTCACAAATGGTTAGCCTTGGTATATGCGCTGCGCGGCGTGTCGCTGTTGATTTTGCCCTTCGTCAAAGACTTCAACGGCTTAGTGTTGTTCGCGATCGTCTATGGCCTCGATTGGTTTGCCACGGTGCCGCCGTCGATGGCGATCACCGCCGATACTTTTGGCCGGCAAAACGTCGGCAAGGTCTACGGTTGGATATTCATGTCGCATCAGATCGGCGCGGCGATCATGGCTTCGGCGGCAGGAGCGGTGCGCGATTATCTCGGCGACTACAACGTCGCTTTTCTCGCCGGAGGGTTTATTGCAATGATCGCCGCTGGGCTGGCGTTGCAAATCAAGCCCAAGCCGAAGGAATCGACACCAGCCCCGGTGACCGCGCCGGCGGGAGCGTGA
- a CDS encoding acyl carrier protein, which yields MQPFEDEIKQMIIDVLQLEDITAADIDSAAPLFVAGLGLDSIDALELGVAIQKRYGIVLSASAEENRRHFSSVRALASMIETQRKNGDQAK from the coding sequence ATGCAGCCGTTTGAGGACGAGATCAAGCAAATGATCATCGATGTCTTGCAGCTCGAAGACATCACGGCGGCCGACATCGACAGCGCGGCGCCGCTGTTTGTCGCTGGGTTGGGGTTAGATTCTATCGATGCGCTCGAGTTGGGCGTGGCGATTCAGAAGCGCTACGGCATTGTGCTGTCGGCGAGCGCAGAAGAGAACCGGCGGCATTTTAGCTCGGTGCGCGCGCTTGCTAGCATGATCGAAACGCAGCGCAAAAATGGGGATCAGGCGAAATGA
- a CDS encoding ribonuclease PH — protein sequence MRSDGRKPKELRPVKITPSYIKTADGSVLIEMGDTKVICTAKLEERVPPFLRNSGKGWITAEYGMLPGSSQQRIGRESSRGKVGGRTHEIQRLIGRSLRAVADLTLLGERTIWIDCDVIQADGGTRTASITGAYIAVAEALSKWLNKGLMNRDPLKDAVAAVSIGIIDGKILLDLCYEEDSRAEVDMNFVMTGSGKFIEVQGTAEHEPFSRKQMEQMAEIAQGGIKELLKAQKRILASLG from the coding sequence ATGCGAAGTGATGGGCGCAAGCCAAAAGAGTTGAGGCCGGTGAAGATTACGCCGAGCTACATTAAGACCGCCGATGGCTCGGTGCTGATTGAGATGGGCGACACCAAGGTCATTTGCACGGCAAAATTGGAAGAGCGGGTGCCGCCGTTTTTGCGCAACAGCGGCAAGGGCTGGATCACCGCCGAGTACGGCATGCTGCCGGGCTCGTCGCAGCAGCGCATCGGCCGCGAATCGTCGCGCGGCAAAGTTGGCGGGCGGACTCATGAGATCCAACGGCTGATCGGCCGCAGTTTGCGCGCGGTGGCGGATCTAACATTACTCGGCGAGCGGACCATTTGGATCGACTGCGACGTCATTCAAGCCGACGGCGGCACCCGCACGGCGTCGATCACCGGCGCCTATATCGCCGTCGCAGAGGCGCTGAGCAAATGGCTCAACAAAGGCTTGATGAACCGCGACCCGCTCAAAGATGCGGTGGCGGCGGTCAGCATCGGCATCATCGATGGCAAGATTCTCCTCGATCTCTGCTACGAAGAAGACAGCCGCGCCGAAGTCGACATGAATTTCGTCATGACCGGTTCGGGCAAATTCATCGAAGTGCAAGGCACCGCCGAGCACGAGCCGTTTAGCCGCAAACAGATGGAACAGATGGCGGAGATCGCTCAGGGCGGTATTAAGGAATTGCTTAAAGCACAAAAAAGGATCCTGGCGTCGCTCGGCTGA
- a CDS encoding XTP/dITP diphosphatase: MTELLIATTNQGKFAEVQAYLSKLPLQIISLKSLASYPNVVEDGATFEANALKKARTLADFSGLLTLADDSGLEVDALGGAPGIYSARYAGPEFDDDENNRKLLHELRGVPEKRRTARFVCALALCAPRNRGMADWTVRQSCEGRIAFAPKGAHGFGYDPLFFFAPFGETFGEIERELKATVSHRGKALQKLAEALPSLLPK; the protein is encoded by the coding sequence ATGACGGAATTATTGATCGCGACTACCAATCAAGGAAAATTTGCCGAAGTTCAGGCTTACCTGAGCAAACTGCCGCTGCAAATTATTTCGCTCAAAAGTTTGGCAAGTTATCCCAACGTGGTCGAAGACGGCGCGACCTTTGAAGCCAACGCGCTCAAGAAAGCGCGCACGCTGGCGGATTTTTCCGGATTGCTGACGCTGGCTGACGACTCGGGCTTGGAAGTCGACGCGCTCGGCGGCGCGCCAGGAATCTATTCGGCCCGCTATGCCGGTCCGGAATTCGACGACGACGAAAATAATCGCAAGCTGCTGCACGAGTTGCGCGGGGTGCCAGAGAAACGGCGAACGGCGCGGTTTGTTTGCGCCTTAGCCTTGTGCGCGCCGAGAAATCGCGGCATGGCGGATTGGACGGTGCGCCAATCCTGCGAGGGGCGCATTGCCTTTGCGCCCAAAGGCGCGCACGGCTTTGGCTACGATCCGCTGTTTTTCTTTGCGCCCTTTGGCGAGACCTTCGGCGAGATCGAGCGCGAGCTCAAAGCCACGGTGAGCCATCGCGGCAAAGCCCTGCAAAAGTTGGCCGAGGCGCTGCCGTCGTTGTTGCCCAAATGA
- a CDS encoding beta-ketoacyl synthase chain length factor yields MSSEVSFSIGAHAAWAPGLESPAAWQAWAKGAVEIASAGEPPLKAMPAMLRRRAGTLAKMALEVAYRCLDERRDVPIVFCSRHGEAERSATMLADLAKDQPLSPTSFALSVHNAVGGLFSMARRDRANHIAMAAGQSSVEHGVIEACGLLADGEPAVLLVVYDCPLPAVYRSFHDCHEQPFAWAWLMEPAAANRITLAWAAAESAPADASALSGGLAVLRFYLLGDSRTERVCDGRRWLWSRDA; encoded by the coding sequence ATGAGCAGCGAAGTTTCGTTCTCGATCGGCGCCCACGCAGCCTGGGCTCCGGGGCTGGAGAGCCCGGCGGCTTGGCAAGCGTGGGCAAAAGGCGCAGTCGAGATCGCCAGCGCTGGCGAGCCGCCGCTCAAGGCGATGCCCGCCATGCTGCGGCGCCGCGCCGGCACGCTAGCGAAAATGGCGCTGGAAGTCGCTTATCGCTGTTTGGACGAACGGCGCGATGTGCCGATCGTCTTTTGCTCGCGCCACGGCGAGGCGGAGCGCTCGGCGACAATGCTCGCGGATCTCGCGAAAGATCAGCCGTTGTCGCCGACTTCCTTCGCTCTGTCGGTGCACAATGCGGTGGGCGGACTCTTTTCCATGGCGCGGCGCGACCGCGCTAATCATATCGCCATGGCCGCGGGCCAAAGCAGCGTGGAGCACGGCGTGATCGAAGCTTGCGGCCTGTTGGCTGACGGCGAGCCTGCGGTTTTGCTGGTGGTTTACGATTGCCCGCTGCCGGCGGTGTATCGATCCTTTCACGACTGTCACGAACAACCCTTCGCTTGGGCCTGGTTGATGGAGCCCGCCGCCGCCAACAGGATCACACTTGCCTGGGCTGCGGCGGAGAGCGCGCCGGCGGACGCCAGCGCATTGTCAGGGGGGTTGGCCGTGCTGCGCTTTTATCTGCTTGGCGACTCCCGCACGGAACGCGTCTGCGACGGACGGCGCTGGCTGTGGTCGCGCGATGCTTAG
- a CDS encoding M6 family metalloprotease domain-containing protein, with translation MKWMGYREFALLVAAWIVIGLLPPAELLAVPARTTPEDLRQPDGTVITVRQFGDEWSNGLRTPDGYTILKDDRTGYWMFAEDAPSGGMRRSNRIVGRHAPTGIRKFIRERPARAPGLAAEAAPFAAPSLTANLGSQPLLVIHADFTPSVRVGSTAASLHNKFFGATGSVRHYYQTASYGNFSIEPAPENNVALGGLVNDGIVSVTLNYTHPNTGSAIDNRNRNITRDALIAANQYVDFSQFDLNGDGVLSPTELHIIIVVAGYERSYTSSPCGASTWGHRWGLSGSVPAPTLDGKIVGRTYAAFGEWHCSTSNTPGHEATIGIMAHELGHDLGLPDLYDTDGSSRGVGAWSIMAGGSWNGIARPGDSPAHFDPWSKFFQGWTSPTLVTGTLANQSIAASAATPQVYQLLPGTPSSGEYFLIENRQRVNYDAAIPGTGLLIWRIDASKSNNDAECFPGGPSCAVAHYKVAVVPADNLFNLERNMNSGDAGDPWPGSSGNANFTALSLPNSNFYSGAPSGVSVTAIGVANGVATATLSGLDNGPPDTLISGSPQALTSATNADFTFTSSKANSTFACKLDGGAFASCTSPKSYSGLVAGSHTFSVQATDQGGSTDPTPAIFTWTIDNIAPDTSITNGPAQSITQNSTTFNWTGSDNVSTAGNLVYAYRLDPIEPNFSAFGAVTEKSYSGLANGNYTFIVKAKDQAGNEDATPATRSFAVNIVAAGPIVLAYNGMLRDRVGQNNQFGFGDGRPDPTFTVTFPAGGTTRTVTLLRLDSSDGGVWDTNAGTGFWTLGAASSLDAGLYNAGNDAVSFAVAPAGSFNLFASEWHLNTTSFPNGLFHADAEFTLTVGFSDGSSATAQTTITGPPSDTTAPDTNITAGPSGTITANSATFGWSGSDNATTTGNLVYAYRLDPIEPNFSAFGAATSRAYSNLPNGNYTFVVKARDQAGNEDTTPATHAFTVNVATGPIVLTYNGMLRDRVGQNNQFGFGDGRPDPTFTVTFPAGGTTRTVTSLRLDSSDGGVWDTNGGSFYWTLGAAAGLDTALYNGANDGVSFAVNPGTSFNLFASEWYLDTTSFPNGLFFVRELALR, from the coding sequence ATGAAATGGATGGGATATAGAGAGTTTGCACTACTTGTCGCTGCTTGGATTGTCATCGGCTTGTTGCCACCGGCTGAACTGCTCGCGGTGCCGGCACGAACCACGCCCGAGGACTTGCGCCAGCCGGATGGAACGGTTATCACCGTGCGGCAATTCGGCGATGAATGGAGCAATGGCCTGCGCACGCCCGACGGCTACACGATACTGAAAGACGATCGCACGGGCTACTGGATGTTTGCCGAAGACGCACCCAGTGGCGGAATGCGCCGATCAAATCGGATTGTCGGACGCCATGCGCCGACGGGGATCCGTAAATTCATCCGCGAAAGGCCGGCGCGCGCGCCGGGGCTTGCCGCTGAGGCGGCGCCATTCGCGGCGCCAAGTTTGACGGCGAATTTGGGCAGTCAGCCGCTACTGGTCATCCATGCAGATTTCACCCCGTCGGTGCGCGTTGGCAGCACTGCGGCAAGCCTGCATAACAAGTTTTTCGGCGCCACGGGCAGTGTTAGGCACTATTACCAAACGGCATCCTACGGCAACTTCTCAATTGAGCCGGCGCCGGAAAATAACGTGGCGCTTGGCGGGCTAGTCAACGACGGCATCGTTAGCGTGACGCTCAATTACACTCACCCCAACACCGGCAGCGCCATCGACAACCGCAACCGCAATATTACGCGCGATGCTTTGATCGCGGCCAATCAATACGTCGATTTCTCCCAATTCGATCTAAACGGTGACGGCGTTCTCTCGCCGACGGAGCTACATATTATTATCGTGGTTGCCGGCTACGAGCGCTCGTATACTTCTAGTCCCTGCGGCGCCAGTACCTGGGGCCATCGATGGGGATTGAGCGGCAGCGTGCCGGCGCCCACGCTCGACGGAAAAATCGTTGGGCGCACCTACGCGGCTTTTGGCGAATGGCATTGCAGCACTAGTAACACGCCGGGACACGAGGCGACCATCGGTATCATGGCGCACGAGCTCGGACATGATCTCGGCCTGCCAGACCTTTACGATACCGACGGCAGCTCGCGCGGCGTTGGCGCCTGGAGCATCATGGCGGGCGGGAGCTGGAACGGCATTGCGCGTCCCGGCGACTCACCGGCCCATTTCGATCCCTGGAGCAAATTTTTTCAAGGATGGACAAGCCCGACGCTGGTCACCGGCACGCTCGCCAACCAGTCGATTGCGGCCTCGGCGGCGACGCCGCAGGTATATCAATTGCTCCCCGGCACGCCCTCGTCGGGAGAATATTTTCTCATCGAGAACCGGCAACGCGTCAACTATGACGCGGCGATCCCGGGAACCGGACTGCTGATATGGCGCATCGACGCAAGCAAGAGCAACAACGACGCGGAATGTTTCCCCGGCGGCCCCTCCTGCGCTGTCGCGCACTACAAAGTAGCGGTGGTGCCGGCGGACAACTTGTTCAACTTGGAGCGCAATATGAATAGTGGCGATGCCGGCGACCCCTGGCCCGGCTCTTCCGGCAACGCCAACTTTACCGCTTTATCGCTGCCCAACAGCAACTTCTACAGCGGCGCCCCGAGCGGTGTGAGCGTGACCGCGATTGGCGTTGCAAACGGAGTGGCCACCGCGACGCTTAGCGGTCTTGATAACGGCCCGCCGGACACTCTGATCAGTGGCAGCCCGCAAGCACTGACGAGCGCGACAAACGCAGACTTCACTTTCACGTCGAGCAAGGCCAATAGCACATTTGCCTGCAAGCTTGACGGCGGCGCTTTTGCGTCCTGCACGAGCCCGAAGAGCTACAGTGGATTGGTGGCGGGTAGTCACACGTTTTCTGTCCAGGCGACCGATCAAGGCGGCAGCACCGACCCGACACCGGCAATTTTTACTTGGACCATCGACAACATTGCGCCGGACACGAGTATTACAAATGGTCCGGCACAATCGATCACGCAGAATAGCACGACCTTCAATTGGACCGGTTCTGATAACGTGAGCACTGCAGGAAACTTAGTTTATGCCTACCGTCTCGATCCGATCGAGCCGAATTTCTCAGCCTTTGGCGCTGTGACCGAGAAATCTTACAGCGGGCTGGCCAACGGCAACTACACATTTATCGTAAAAGCCAAAGATCAAGCCGGCAACGAAGATGCCACTCCGGCGACTAGATCCTTCGCGGTGAACATCGTGGCAGCGGGCCCGATTGTCTTGGCGTACAACGGCATGCTGCGTGACCGCGTCGGCCAGAACAACCAATTTGGTTTCGGCGATGGGCGGCCCGATCCGACGTTCACCGTGACTTTCCCCGCGGGTGGGACGACGCGGACGGTGACGTTGCTGCGATTGGACAGCAGCGACGGCGGGGTGTGGGACACTAACGCGGGAACCGGGTTTTGGACATTGGGGGCGGCGAGCAGTTTGGACGCTGGGCTCTATAATGCTGGCAACGATGCGGTTAGTTTTGCCGTAGCGCCGGCTGGGAGCTTTAATTTGTTCGCCTCAGAGTGGCACTTAAACACGACGAGCTTTCCCAACGGATTGTTTCATGCCGACGCGGAATTTACGTTGACGGTGGGCTTCAGCGACGGTTCGAGCGCGACAGCACAGACCACCATCACAGGGCCGCCATCCGACACCACGGCGCCGGACACCAACATTACGGCCGGACCGAGCGGCACGATCACCGCCAATAGCGCGACGTTTGGTTGGAGCGGCTCAGACAACGCGACGACGACTGGCAACCTCGTTTATGCCTACCGGCTCGATCCAATCGAGCCGAACTTCTCGGCATTTGGAGCGGCAACCAGCCGGGCTTACAGCAATTTACCTAATGGCAACTACACCTTTGTTGTAAAAGCGCGAGACCAAGCCGGGAACGAGGATACGACGCCCGCGACGCACGCATTTACCGTAAACGTCGCTACGGGGCCGATTGTCTTGACGTACAACGGCATGCTGCGCGATCGAGTAGGGCAGAACAATCAATTTGGCTTCGGCGATGGGCGGCCCGATCCGACGTTCACCGTGACGTTTCCAGCAGGTGGGACGACGCGCACGGTGACGTCGCTGCGTTTGGATAGCAGCGACGGCGGGGTTTGGGATACCAACGGCGGGTCGTTCTACTGGACGTTAGGAGCGGCGGCAGGCTTGGACACGGCGCTTTACAACGGTGCCAATGACGGAGTGAGCTTCGCAGTAAATCCCGGCACTAGTTTCAACCTATTCGCATCCGAGTGGTACTTGGACACGACGAGCTTTCCGAACGGCTTATTTTTCGTACGGGAGCTGGCTTTACGCTGA
- a CDS encoding alpha/beta hydrolase — protein sequence MPQEKILFANERGATLSGVWHHPFGGPRGAAILCHGMESTKNSEKLMQLADALAERGILALRFDFSYVGDSSGNLADITYSGEVADLRAAFELIARRSAGKVALFGSSMGGTVALLFAAQEAAIAGVATLAAPLHPEKFPKRILTPEELRQWRTSGFTIYHGQRLNVSLLEDLEKIDVPAAARRIACPVLILHGDRDEIVPVEEAYELYACLPGAKQLSIFRGADHRLSGAGDMRLAMQEALTWIVDSVG from the coding sequence ATGCCGCAAGAGAAGATCCTGTTCGCCAACGAACGCGGTGCGACCTTGTCCGGCGTCTGGCATCACCCGTTCGGGGGGCCGCGCGGCGCCGCGATTCTCTGCCATGGCATGGAGTCGACCAAGAACAGTGAAAAATTGATGCAGCTCGCCGACGCGTTGGCCGAGCGCGGCATACTCGCGCTGCGTTTCGATTTTTCCTACGTCGGCGACTCTAGCGGAAACTTGGCCGACATTACCTACAGCGGCGAAGTCGCGGATCTGCGCGCCGCGTTTGAGTTGATCGCGCGCCGCAGCGCCGGCAAGGTCGCGCTCTTTGGCTCGAGTATGGGCGGCACTGTGGCGTTGTTGTTTGCCGCTCAGGAAGCGGCCATTGCCGGCGTCGCGACGCTCGCCGCACCGCTCCACCCGGAAAAATTTCCCAAACGAATATTGACGCCGGAGGAACTGCGACAGTGGCGCACCAGCGGCTTTACGATCTACCACGGCCAGCGGTTGAATGTTTCGCTGCTTGAAGATTTGGAAAAAATCGACGTGCCTGCCGCGGCGCGACGGATCGCTTGCCCGGTGCTGATTCTGCACGGCGACCGCGACGAGATCGTGCCGGTAGAAGAGGCTTATGAGCTTTATGCCTGCCTGCCCGGCGCCAAACAGTTGTCGATCTTTCGCGGCGCCGATCATCGCTTGTCGGGCGCCGGCGACATGCGCTTGGCCATGCAAGAAGCTTTGACTTGGATCGTGGATAGCGTAGGCTGA
- a CDS encoding methyltransferase domain-containing protein, with protein sequence MPFVPTPVEVIDRMLELAEVKKGDVVYDLGSGDGRIVIRAAQKYRVKAVGIEMDQLLLAKARKDAKAAGVSHLVEFRAEDALKADISRATVVTLYMLPWFNQAMKPSFKKQLKPGTRIVAHDFGIEGWEPDNSIKLPTPEKKGKDILHYHTIHLWRMGEKYR encoded by the coding sequence ATCCCTTTCGTGCCGACGCCGGTGGAAGTCATCGACCGCATGCTGGAGTTGGCCGAAGTGAAAAAAGGCGATGTCGTCTATGACCTCGGCAGCGGCGACGGCCGCATCGTCATTCGCGCTGCGCAGAAATACCGCGTCAAAGCCGTGGGCATTGAGATGGACCAGTTGCTGCTGGCAAAAGCGAGAAAAGACGCCAAAGCCGCCGGCGTCAGCCACCTAGTCGAGTTCCGCGCCGAAGACGCGCTCAAAGCCGACATCTCCCGCGCCACAGTGGTCACGCTCTACATGCTGCCCTGGTTCAACCAAGCGATGAAGCCAAGCTTCAAAAAACAGCTCAAACCCGGCACGAGAATCGTCGCCCACGACTTCGGCATTGAAGGCTGGGAGCCGGATAACTCAATCAAACTACCCACGCCGGAGAAGAAGGGAAAAGACATTCTGCACTATCACACGATCCACCTGTGGCGGATGGGCGAGAAGTATCGGTGA
- a CDS encoding acyl carrier protein, translating to MSAALPQTQDEIYPWLVGLLSEMFELDKTRITPQANLYTDLDIDSIDAVDLAVKFKELTGKRLAPETFKSVRTVQDVVDALAGLMVG from the coding sequence ATGAGCGCGGCCTTACCGCAGACCCAAGACGAAATTTATCCCTGGCTGGTCGGCCTGCTGAGCGAAATGTTCGAATTGGACAAGACGCGGATCACGCCGCAGGCCAACCTCTACACCGACCTTGATATCGATAGCATCGACGCCGTGGACCTGGCGGTTAAATTCAAAGAGCTCACCGGCAAACGGCTGGCGCCGGAAACTTTCAAGAGCGTGCGCACGGTGCAGGACGTGGTCGATGCGTTGGCCGGATTGATGGTCGGGTAG